A region of the Deltaproteobacteria bacterium genome:
AGAGCGGCGAGAGCCCGAGCGGGATCACGGTCTTCCATACGTAGAACCAGAGCCCGTACGCCGCCTGCGCCGCCCGGGCGAGGAGCCCGTGTTGCGCGAGGCTCTTCACGTCCGTGAACTCCCGCAGCATCCGCAGCGTCACCGCGACGCCGCCTGCGGCGACCAGGCCGTACGCCGCCTTCTCCGCCAGCACGGCCGCACGCGCCGATCGGGATGCGCCGGCAAACCGCCGCAGCGGATAGACGTCCATCACCAGCAGCACCAGGGGCAGCGTCACCCCCCAGGTCTTGGCGAGCAGGGAGAGGACGAAGCAGCCGAGCGATACGGCGAACCAGGTCCACCAGGCACGGCCGCGTTCCTTCTCGTCGACCATCCGCACGTAGGTGAGCAGCGTGAGCAGATAGAAGAGACCGGAGAGCACGTCGCGCCGGGCCGTCGCCCACGCGACCGACTCGACGCGCAACGGATGGATCGCGAACGCGAGAGCGCCCACCAGCGCGGCCGCGGGCAGGGCTCCCGAATCCGCCATCGTCCAGCCGAGGATCGCCCGGATGAGAAGGTAGGCGAGCACACCGTTCGTCGCGTGCAGCACGAGGCTGGTCAGGTGGTAGCCGGCCGCGTTCATTCCCCAGAGCAGGTAGTCGAGGCCGAAGCTCACCCAGGTGAGCGGCTGGTACTGCCCTCCGAGGAAGGTCGTGAACATCCAGGAGAGGTGCGCGGGCGACAGGCCGCGGTAGTCCGGATTGTCGATGAGGATCATGTCGTCGTCCCACAGGACGAAGCCGTTCCAAAAGGTGGGCAGGAAGGCGGCGAAGACGACGATGACCAGGACCAGCGCCGGGCCGAGCCCCCGGGCCTCGTGCTGGGCGGGACGGTTCACGGGTTCGGGGCGAGTCCGCTGCGCTCGTCCACGAGCCGGTACTGCCGCCCGCACCCGCAGGCGAGGTCGGCCGGCAGCGGGTATCCGCACGCGCAGGCCCAGCCGACACGGCGCGCCGGGTTGCCGACCATCAGCGCGTGGGCCGGCACGTCGGCGGTGACGACGCTCCCCGCCCCGACGAAGGCCTGCTCGCCGATCGTCACGCCGCAGACGACGGTCGCGTTGGCGCCGATCGAGGCCCCGCGCTTCACCAGGGTGGGCGAGAACTGGTCCGGCGTGGGAGGGAAGGCGGCGCGCGGATTGCGGACGTTGGTGAAGACCATGTTCGGACCGAGGAAGACGTCGTCCTCGATGGTCACGCCGTTCCAGACCAGCACGCTGTTCTTCACGATGACCCGGTTGCCGAGCTTCGCGCCGCTCTCGATGAAGGCGTGGTCGCACACGTTGCAGTCCGCGCCGACGGTGGCCTCCGGCATGATGTGGGCAAAAGCCCAGACCCGCGTGCGCGGGCCCACCCGGTCACTCTCGCAGAGGGCCTTCTCGTGGACGAAGACCGACGGATCGCGAGCCATGACGATAGATCAGGCGACGGCCGCGCGCAGCACCTCGGCCACGCGCTCCTGCTCGGCCGGCGTGATGCCGGGGTAGAGCGGAAGGGACAGCACTTCGTCGGCCGCGGCCTCGGCCACCGGGAAGTCGCCGCGCCGGTGGCCGAGCGAACGGAAGGCGCCCTGCAAGTGGATCGGTGTCGGGTAATGGACGGCCGCCTGGATGCCCGCGGCGCGGAGCTTCGCGAGCACATCGTCCCGCCGGGGCACGCGCACCACGTAGAGATGCCAGACCGGCTCGTTCCCCGGCAACGTCGCGGGGAGGACCACGCCGGGGACGCCGGCCAGCAGCGCGTCATAGCGGCGGGCGGCTGCGCGGCGTTGCGCGTTCCACAGAGGCAGGTGCACGAGCTTGGCGCTCAGCACGACCGCCTGCAAGGGGTCGAGGCGCGAGTTGAAGCCGGTCTCCGGGTGAACGTACTTCGCCTCGCTTCCATAGTTGCGCAGCGCACGGGCCCGGCGATCGATGGTGTCGCGGTCGGTGAGGACCGCGCCCGCGTCGCCGTAGGCGCCGAGGTTCTTGGCCGGATAGAAGCTCGTGCCGGCGGCGAGCCCGAACGTGCCGGGCGTCCGTCCGTGGCGCCGCGCACCGTGGGCCTGCGCGGCATCCTCCACCAGGACGAGGCCGCACCCGGACGCCAGCTCCGCGAGCTCCTCCATCGGCGCCATCTGCCCGTAGAGGTGCACCGCGACGATCGCCCGCGTGCGCCGCCCGATCTTCTTCCGTACCTCGGCGACGTCGATCAGATGGTGATCCCGATCGCAGTCGACCAGCGCCGGCACGGCGCCCGCGCGGGCCACCGCCAGCGCCGTCGCGATGAACGAGTTGACCGGCACGATCACCTCGTCGCCCTGGCCGATGCCGGCGGCCCGCAGCACGATCTCGAGCGCATCGGTCCCGTTCGCCACGCCGACGCAATGCCTCACCTCCGAGAGGCGCGCGAATGCGGCTTCGAACGCCTCGACCTCGGGGCCGAGGATGAAGCTGCCGCTCTCCAGGACCCGCGCGAACCCGCGCGCGATCTCGTCCGCGACCTGCCGGTGCTGCGCCAAGAGGTCGACGAGCGGAATGTCGGCCATCAGACGGGCTCCTCATGCCCGGCTCCGCGGATGGATCGCTGGATCGCCTCGAGGGCCCGTACGACGGTGAGCGCCTCGGGGCCGGCGGTGAGCGGGCACTTCCCGCCGGCGATACACTCGAGGAAGTGATCGCATTCGGCCTTCAGGGGCTCACCCAGGGCGATCTTCGGGATCGTGATGTCGCCCTCACGGAGGCTCGCCCGGAAGGACGCGAACGAGTCGATGTAGGGCGCCGACGTCCGCACCTCGGTGACCCGCTTGTCGTAGACGCGGACCGGCTCGCTCAGGTTCATGTCGTCGAACGTCAGCATGCGCCGGTCGCCGACCAGCGTGATCTCCCGCGTCTTCCGCGGGCTGAGCCACGAGATGTGCAGGTTCACGAGGACGTCGTTCGGATACCGGAGCGTGGCGAAGACGGCGTCCTCGATTCCCGCGTTGATCCAGCTGCCTCCCACGGCCGACGCGGTCAGCGGGGCGGTGCCGAGCCAGTGGTTCGCGATCGAGACGTCGTGCGACGCGAGGTCCCAGGCCGCGTTCACGTCGACGCGGATGGGGCCGAGGTTGGTGCGCACCATCGAGACGTAGTAGACGCGCCCCAGCTCGCCGGCGGCGAGCAGCTGCTTCACATGCTGGACCCCCGGGTTGTAGACGAACACGTGGCCAACCATGAGGATCCGGCCCGCCTGCGCCGCCAGCGAGCAGAGTTCCTCGGCCTCGGCCGAGTCCGCGGTGATCGGCTTTTCGACGAGCACGTGCTTGCCGACCCCGAGCGCGCGCTTCGCCAGCGCATGGTGCGTGCTCGTCGGCGTGGCGATTACCACCGCGTCGATCCGGCCGTCGGCCATGACCGTCTCGGCATCGGTGTCCACCCGGATGTCGGGGAACCGCTCGCGGACCTGAGCGAGACGTCCCGCGTCCCGGTCGACCACCCAGGCGACCTCGCTCGTCCGCCGGTTGTGGAAGTTGCGGATGAGGTTCGGGCCCCACTGCCCGGCGCCGATCACCGCAATCCGGATCATCGCCTGGGCCGCAGGCCCGCGTAGACGAGCGGCCGCAGGATCGACCACCAGCCGGTCAGGGGCTTCATCTTGGTCTGGCCGAGGTGGCGAGGCGGGTAGACCTTGGTGACCGGGACCTCGGCCGTGCGGTAGCCGAGCCGGATCGCCCGCAGGTACAGGAACGGCTCGAGCTCGTAGGCGTCGAGCCATGCCGGCGAGAGATCGAGGCGCGGGTCGGTCAGCACGCGGCGGTGCACGGCGCGGAAGCCGTTGGTGGACTCCGTCACCCAGCGCTGCGCAGCGAGCGAGAAGAGCAAGGGATGCACGCGCGTGGCGATCCGCCGGTAGAAGGGCATCGCGCCGAAGCTCGCCCCGGGCTTCAAGAATCGCGAGCCCTGAACGAAGTCCGCGCGATCCTCCGCGATCGGATCCAGCAGCAGGGGGATCTCCTCCGGTGCATCCTTGTCGTTGCCCGCCATCACCACCACCACATCGTAGCCGTGCGCGACCCCGTAGCGGTAGCCGGCCCGCAGGGCCGCCCCCACGCCGGCCACGCGGCCCATCGACAGCACGGTCGCGCCCAGCTGGCGGGCGATCTCGGGTGATCGGTCGGTCGAGCCGTCATCGACCACGAGGACCTCGTCGACGACCGCGCCCGGCGTGCGTCGCAGGACGTGACCGATCTTGGTCTCCTCGTTCAAGACCGGGACGACGGCGATCGCGGAGAGCCCGCGGTACATGGTTCCGGCCGGCCGTCGCCCTCGGTCACGGACCTACGGCCGCAGCCCTCCCAACGCCACGCCCCGCCGCGGGCCCCGCCGCCGCTCGAGGCGCTCGCGCTCCCGCTCGTGCACGAGTGGCAGGAGCTCGGCGATCGCCTGGTCGACCTCCTGGCGGCGCGGGCTCGCGGGGTCGAGCAGCGGCTTGGTGCGCTGGAAGTGGCTCAAGGCCTGCTCGAGCTCGCCCCGCAGGCGCGAGGCGACGGCCAGGCGGTAGAACCCCTCGGCCTCGTCCCCGCGCCGGCCGAGGGCGACGCCGGCCAGCCGCTGGGCCTCGTCGAGCTCGGGGTCGCAGCTGATCGCGCGCTGGAACTCCTTGAGCGCGCCGCCGTCGTCGCCGGCGTCGGCCAGCGCCTTGCCGAGCTGGAGGTGCGACCAGCCGTCTTCGG
Encoded here:
- a CDS encoding tetratricopeptide repeat protein → MNRPAQHEARGLGPALVLVIVVFAAFLPTFWNGFVLWDDDMILIDNPDYRGLSPAHLSWMFTTFLGGQYQPLTWVSFGLDYLLWGMNAAGYHLTSLVLHATNGVLAYLLIRAILGWTMADSGALPAAALVGALAFAIHPLRVESVAWATARRDVLSGLFYLLTLLTYVRMVDEKERGRAWWTWFAVSLGCFVLSLLAKTWGVTLPLVLLVMDVYPLRRFAGASRSARAAVLAEKAAYGLVAAGGVAVTLRMLREFTDVKSLAQHGLLARAAQAAYGLWFYVWKTVIPLGLSPLYLIEPTLDPWTPRYVACGLAVLVAGATLIALRRRFPWALAAAAAYAIVVAPVLGLMQTGPQIAADRYTYLSCLPWAALLAAAVCRRPRLLSAAAVALVLLGVLTWRQTRAWKDTESLWGQALRVDPDNYFAHQNLGWERQIHRDLDGAYAHYTEALRINPKFTFAYNNRGNVLQARGQYEAALADYTAAIEANPRYESAYLNRGTLRLARRDLDGAIADLDEAIRLAPDDGRAYNNRGLARQAKRDVAGALADYREALARFPPGTPGREMIEGNLAELGADAGAR
- a CDS encoding N-acetyltransferase, encoding MARDPSVFVHEKALCESDRVGPRTRVWAFAHIMPEATVGADCNVCDHAFIESGAKLGNRVIVKNSVLVWNGVTIEDDVFLGPNMVFTNVRNPRAAFPPTPDQFSPTLVKRGASIGANATVVCGVTIGEQAFVGAGSVVTADVPAHALMVGNPARRVGWACACGYPLPADLACGCGRQYRLVDERSGLAPNP
- a CDS encoding DegT/DnrJ/EryC1/StrS family aminotransferase, which translates into the protein MADIPLVDLLAQHRQVADEIARGFARVLESGSFILGPEVEAFEAAFARLSEVRHCVGVANGTDALEIVLRAAGIGQGDEVIVPVNSFIATALAVARAGAVPALVDCDRDHHLIDVAEVRKKIGRRTRAIVAVHLYGQMAPMEELAELASGCGLVLVEDAAQAHGARRHGRTPGTFGLAAGTSFYPAKNLGAYGDAGAVLTDRDTIDRRARALRNYGSEAKYVHPETGFNSRLDPLQAVVLSAKLVHLPLWNAQRRAAARRYDALLAGVPGVVLPATLPGNEPVWHLYVVRVPRRDDVLAKLRAAGIQAAVHYPTPIHLQGAFRSLGHRRGDFPVAEAAADEVLSLPLYPGITPAEQERVAEVLRAAVA
- a CDS encoding Gfo/Idh/MocA family oxidoreductase → MARRLRARAVPVPAGDPARLPHGRGPGHQGLPASPPRPDQDEAPDRLVVDPAAARLRGPAAQAMIRIAVIGAGQWGPNLIRNFHNRRTSEVAWVVDRDAGRLAQVRERFPDIRVDTDAETVMADGRIDAVVIATPTSTHHALAKRALGVGKHVLVEKPITADSAEAEELCSLAAQAGRILMVGHVFVYNPGVQHVKQLLAAGELGRVYYVSMVRTNLGPIRVDVNAAWDLASHDVSIANHWLGTAPLTASAVGGSWINAGIEDAVFATLRYPNDVLVNLHISWLSPRKTREITLVGDRRMLTFDDMNLSEPVRVYDKRVTEVRTSAPYIDSFASFRASLREGDITIPKIALGEPLKAECDHFLECIAGGKCPLTAGPEALTVVRALEAIQRSIRGAGHEEPV
- a CDS encoding glycosyltransferase family 2 protein; the protein is MYRGLSAIAVVPVLNEETKIGHVLRRTPGAVVDEVLVVDDGSTDRSPEIARQLGATVLSMGRVAGVGAALRAGYRYGVAHGYDVVVVMAGNDKDAPEEIPLLLDPIAEDRADFVQGSRFLKPGASFGAMPFYRRIATRVHPLLFSLAAQRWVTESTNGFRAVHRRVLTDPRLDLSPAWLDAYELEPFLYLRAIRLGYRTAEVPVTKVYPPRHLGQTKMKPLTGWWSILRPLVYAGLRPRR